Proteins from one bacterium genomic window:
- a CDS encoding NAD-dependent epimerase/dehydratase family protein, which translates to MASLITGGTGFLGVELTRLLLERGETKPVLLDLSPSTQRLDDVADRVNLVRGDLGNFSDVLDTVKASKPDVIYHLGGMLTLLSEAHPSAAMRANVLGTFHVLEAARLFGVRQVVFSSSLATYGMDIHGDVIDDYTLQRPSRFYGATKVFGEHMGRFYKRKYGLDFRGIRYPSIIGPGVTTPGAVQYMSWMIEELAKGKPFVIWTEPETAIPILYFKDAARALVELGEAPLERINTVVYVLAGVKPTPAAQELANMVRRRIPGAEISFAPDPSRLDVRSRQIDDSNAQREWNWKPMYDHERIVDDFLQELRLHPQRYI; encoded by the coding sequence ATGGCCTCACTGATCACGGGCGGCACAGGTTTTCTTGGTGTCGAGCTCACTCGCCTTCTCTTGGAAAGAGGGGAGACGAAGCCGGTTCTCTTGGATCTCAGCCCGTCTACTCAGCGGCTCGATGATGTCGCTGACCGAGTCAACCTTGTGCGAGGCGATCTCGGCAACTTCAGCGACGTATTAGATACCGTCAAAGCTTCCAAGCCGGACGTGATTTACCATTTGGGTGGCATGCTCACTTTGCTATCTGAGGCACACCCTTCAGCCGCCATGCGCGCCAACGTACTGGGGACTTTCCATGTTCTGGAGGCGGCGAGGCTTTTTGGGGTACGGCAAGTGGTTTTCTCGAGCAGCCTTGCTACCTATGGTATGGATATCCACGGGGACGTTATCGATGACTACACGTTGCAACGACCGAGCCGCTTCTATGGTGCCACCAAAGTATTCGGCGAACATATGGGACGTTTCTACAAACGAAAGTACGGCCTCGATTTCCGCGGGATTCGGTACCCGTCTATCATCGGGCCTGGCGTCACGACGCCTGGCGCTGTCCAATACATGTCATGGATGATCGAAGAATTAGCAAAAGGCAAGCCATTTGTCATTTGGACTGAACCGGAGACGGCGATACCGATCTTGTATTTCAAAGATGCGGCCAGGGCGTTGGTTGAACTGGGTGAGGCGCCGCTCGAGAGGATCAACACGGTCGTGTATGTTCTGGCTGGGGTCAAGCCCACACCAGCAGCTCAAGAACTTGCCAATATGGTTCGCCGTAGGATTCCTGGTGCGGAGATCAGCTTTGCGCCCGATCCCTCTCGCCTCGATGTCCGATCCAGGCAGATCGATGACAGTAATGCGCAGCGAGAGTGGAACTGGAAGCCGATGTATGATCACGAGCGGATCGTAGACGATTTTCTTCAAGAATTGCGGCTGCACCCGCAGCGCTATATCTGA
- a CDS encoding response regulator transcription factor translates to MLRDLTVPGAAWEVPSAVLIGHGVEDSLPSAPPGALRVLVVAEDALARAGLAAILAELPDCVVVGRVPPGPELTHALDRLDPDAVVWDAERAGALPDLADLGEDAPPVLVLSPAASPTRSGSADGPLGLLPRDADASTLAAALRAIASGLTVVDPAFAGALPWSRARQDTGLPEALTPREAEVLQLVAAGLPNKLIADRLGISEHTVRFHLTAIFGKLDAHTRTEAVTRAARLGVITL, encoded by the coding sequence GTGTTGCGGGACTTGACCGTACCAGGCGCGGCCTGGGAGGTACCCTCGGCGGTACTGATCGGCCATGGGGTGGAGGATAGCCTTCCGAGCGCTCCGCCTGGGGCGTTACGCGTTCTCGTCGTCGCCGAGGATGCCCTCGCGCGGGCCGGACTTGCGGCGATCCTAGCCGAACTCCCCGACTGTGTCGTGGTCGGACGGGTGCCGCCCGGCCCCGAGCTGACGCACGCGCTCGACAGGCTCGATCCCGACGCGGTGGTGTGGGACGCCGAACGCGCGGGGGCGCTGCCCGATCTTGCCGATCTCGGCGAGGATGCGCCCCCGGTCTTGGTGCTCTCCCCCGCGGCATCGCCGACGCGCTCCGGCTCGGCGGATGGCCCTCTGGGCTTGCTGCCCCGTGATGCCGATGCGTCGACACTCGCGGCGGCGTTGCGCGCCATCGCGAGTGGACTGACCGTCGTGGATCCGGCATTTGCGGGCGCGCTTCCGTGGTCACGCGCCCGGCAGGACACGGGGCTCCCTGAAGCGTTGACTCCCCGCGAGGCCGAGGTGTTGCAGTTGGTCGCGGCGGGTCTCCCCAACAAGCTCATCGCCGATCGCCTCGGAATCAGTGAACACACGGTCCGGTTTCACCTCACCGCCATCTTCGGGAAGCTCGACGCCCACACGCGTACGGAAGCGGTGACCCGCGCGGCCCGCCTCGGCGTGATCACCCTCTGA